One Plasmodium berghei ANKA genome assembly, chromosome: 13 genomic region harbors:
- a CDS encoding berghepain-1: MINDIRRINITTSSIESLNENSKYLKRNHKRTIKICAYAITTFALFFIVVVYFKNQTNVNDANRNTLAAIDETSLMNKEIAYLREILKKYKTKTNENNEYAYEKNDDINGDGEDEHELLLMLHKFLKNKGNPNKIDRFDINNNDSNKNRGNENIDQINILSQKLESMHDNIKYASKFFKYMKEYNKKYKNIDEQLVRFENFKTNYMKVKKHNEMVGKNGITYVQKVNQFSDFSKEELDSYFKKLLPIPHNLKTKHVVPLKTHLDDNKIKPKEGVLDYPEQRDYREWNILLPPKDQGMCGSCWAFASVGNYEALFAKKYSILPISFSEQQVVDCSSDNFGCDGGHPFLSFLYFLNNGVCFGDNYEYKAHDDFFCLSYRCAYRSKLKKIGNAYPYELIMSLNEVGPITVNVGVSDEFVLYSGGIFDGTCASELNHSVLLVGYGKVKRSLVFEDSHTNVDSNLIKNYKENIKDSDDDYLYYWIIRNSWSSTWGEGGYIRIKRNKLGDDVFCGIGIDVFFPIL; encoded by the coding sequence ATGATAAACGATATAAGACGAATAAACATTACCACAAGCAGTATCGAAAGTTTGAATGAAAATAgcaaatatttaaaaagaaatCACAAGAGgactataaaaatatgtgcaTATGCAATTACAACAtttgcattattttttattgttgtagtatattttaaaaatcaAACAAATGTAAATGATGCAAATAGAAATACTTTAGCAGCAATCGATGAAACAAGCTTAATGAATAAAGAAATAGCATATTTAAGagaaattttgaaaaaatataaaacaaaaacaaatgaaaataatgaatatgcATACGAAAAAAACGACGATATTAACGGAGATGGCGAAGACGAGCACGAATTGCTATTAATGttacataaatttttaaaaaataaaggtaatcctaataaaatagataGGTTTGATATTAACAATAATGactcaaataaaaatcgtggtaatgaaaatattgatCAAATAAACATACTTAGTCAAAAACTTGAAAGCATGCATgataacataaaatatgcatcaaaatttttcaaatatatgaaagaatacaataaaaaatacaaaaatatagatgaaCAATTAGTAAGATTTGAAAACTTTAAAACGAATTATATGAAAGTTAAAAAACACAATGAAATGGTAGGTAAAAATGGTATTACATATGTACAAAAAGTAAACCAATTTAGTGATTTTTCTAAGGAAGAACTTGATagttattttaaaaaattattaccTATTCCACACAATTTGAAAACTAAACATGTAGTACCACTAAAAACACATTTAGacgataataaaattaaaccAAAAGAAGGTGTATTAGACTATCCAGAACAGCGGGATTATAGAGAATGGAATATATTACTTCCTCCAAAGGATCAAGGTATGTGTGGGTCTTGCTGGGCATTTGCTAGTGTAGGAAATTATGAAGCTCTTtttgcaaaaaaatattctataTTACCTATAAGTTTTAGTGAACAACAAGTTGTTGATTGTTCTAGTGACAATTTTGGATGTGATGGCGGTCatccatttttatcatttttatattttcttaataATGGGGTATGCTTTGGCGATAATTATGAATACAAAGCTCATGATGATTTTTTCTGCTTAAGTTATAGATGTGCGTATAGAagtaaattaaaaaaaattggcAACGCATATCCATATGAATTAATTATGTCCTTAAATGAAGTAGGGCCAATAACTGTTAATGTTGGTGTATCCGACgaatttgtattatattcGGGTGGTATATTTGATGGAACATGTGCTTCGGAGTTAAATCATTCTGTTTTATTAGTGGGATATGGTAAAGTTAAAAGGAGCTTAGTATTTGAGGATAGTCATACTAATGTAGATAGcaatttgataaaaaactATAAGGAAAATATCAAAGACAGCGATGATGACTATTTGTATTACTGGATCATTAGAAATTCATGGAGTTCAACTTGGGGAGAAGGTGGCTATATAAGGATTAAAAGAAACAAATTAGGAGACGATGTTTTTTGTGGAATTGGTATTGACGTTTTCTTTccaattttataa
- a CDS encoding protein PET117, putative — MKYRYGKILLASSILLSAGIYYYVKESKYWDYQRRYEGVLRDLERQKSKLEKWKADNL; from the coding sequence ATGAAATATCGTTACggaaaaatattgttaGCATCTTCTATCCTTTTAAGTGCTGGCATTTACTATTATGTAAAAGAGTCAAAATATTGGGATTATCAGCGAAGATATGAAGGTGTTTTAAGGGATTTAGAAAGACAAAAATCAAAACTTGAAAAATGGAAAGCTGATAATTTATAG
- a CDS encoding aminodeoxychorismate lyase, putative has translation MAILIKNNEPLLVDMSPKDFIKLGIGGVYVTMKTVCSYEYIFNFTANMNNLHKYATNLLKSQETINHSNAISHILENLSLEYVRKHCIQNIKKGFEFLNSLDDDIKNKYFSENTDYMVMAAINWNIDNNNESMNKPFSILLYIKCLPKHNENVEIDIMQGERKTPNIKYSNVFEIREKLLKLKSENSHEVVLYNGDNEITEGLTSNFFCFYNDALYTAKDELVLKGTMREQIINICEREHIKIKKASININDIELFEFCFISSTTRNILPIKKITLFSALKKTFEKDVKHPILIKLQEQLREDVEKKKEKYDACEY, from the coding sequence atggcaattttaataaagaaTAATGAACCTTTATTGGTGGATATGTCCCCAAAagattttattaaattaggGATTGGTGGTGTTTACGTTACTATGAAGACTGTATGCtcttatgaatatattttcaactTCACTGCaaatatgaacaatttacataaatatgCTACTAATCTTTTAAAGAGCCAAGAAACTATAAATCATTCAAATGCTATATCTCACATTTTAGAAAACTTATCATTAGAATATGTACGTAAACATTGTATTCAAAACATTAAAAAGGGTTTTGAATTTCTCAATTCATTAGatgatgatataaaaaataaatattttagtGAAAATACCGATTATATGGTAATGGCTGCCATCAATTGGaatattgataataataacgaATCGATGAATAAACccttttcaattttattatatataaaatgtttgCCAAAACATAATGAGAATGTGGAAATTGATATAATGCAGGGTGAACGTAAAACaccaaatataaaatattcaaatgtttttgaaataagagaaaaattattaaaattaaaatcaGAGAACAGTCATGAAgttgttttatataatggAGACAATGAAATAACTGAAGGATTAACTTCCaactttttttgtttttataatgaCGCGTTGTATACTGCCAAGGATGAATTAGTTTTAAAGGGAACCATGAGggaacaaattataaatatatgtgaaAGGGAgcatattaaaataaaaaaggcgtctattaatattaatgatattGAGCTTTTTGAGTTTTGCTTTATTAGCTCTACAActagaaatattttacctattaaaaaaataacactTTTTTCTGCActgaaaaaaacatttgaAAAAGATGTTAAACATCCTATCTTGATTAAGCTACAAGAACAGTTGAGGGAAGatgttgaaaaaaaaaaggaaaaatatgatgCATGTGAATATTAG
- a CDS encoding spindle assembly abnormal protein 4, putative, with amino-acid sequence MENDSADSDDYYEICNENWTHDTFGELEYTQSLEKNIRKQFNKKESKQNVFFCSDKTQINKSEDKKLNQNDMKESDEIHELKENIDPKNLELNNIIYENDKKKFKAQILKGMISKSNDKNDEEICMLKDIYEELEKGNKDNNKIHMTTSQGENDDESIERDSCFYDDGSPKKHNKSFIKKVKLLNSNNESDNMDSHSNIFNMNDSDLYPWNTLAKSGDYNYENYDNEDNKLNTTNSKDSIFENNKEVELYQKRKSANLSGKYKLNQIKLNDQENDIVNILNDNLNDKIMFYSSINESNKKIIRKDSDYNYINESINKDTNYNINNIPNKYSNNASIVNYDTSFYEKFSSYNKRNINLNESYMFMKRDQTNSPYNNSLSSSIRIFSNDEMTSKSKDNIKIYEKNKANNFEHQLDLSNNKIGYNSEKIDTVLDQQDKIDNEYTKSVNNKKYNNYEKNSCKSSYDNDSTCIQVDLNDEESWNEINNDDKKKKDVKKGEKVKETPKKKYIIPKKGIVTILKDKIIKPNKRKINENSSNKKKEKNQPVILEEYKNDTILKELNAELCNQIKKLENEQDKVKKLEYQLIAKSAEIELEREEMRNKMEDEKKKMIKTIDEEKKKWIKEKKRIENEVEKQRSIIMNKRKLKNDVAILKNKIKELEEKIETDKKQHKFIVDNLKKKIEHISIENDKLKMELKLSDEYRTKMEIYQQNTIMKLATTVAKEKDKNVTDRNNKENDINEKNILYSGNDYVQKDRCSSDLENNRKKEKNREKGNVSKIKGSEHKKKREENDIRKVLNYLDQINDSDKTDSSENSNEFKKIINDQNKKIIQNELDIMYEYTSNDSENYKNCSNTEDGYHDIKLTKKKLLNNDREGKGGKQKNKQKITLDKLFIHEENKTKQNLDSIKKEEYINKNLQKMKCLINKNKDKLINDKRQIQEDEMSLAASEYYKNFKDRFFENCNDEKNDNNYTFLKDQEIQKKSMPYNKTLQLKTENNSKSSIPISNDNSDTTNLSTCNNYLNNMNKINRGNKSSDNAINYFQGQNEMKIEKNINKGEYTNDSNVHSSDTSVYLPNNIYPKHLGNESMSSSSNMNKDISKLNNNNDIFFDKNNLKYENDSKNKAPNNSDHNLNPFGKHWNFIINFNFDELFNICENVIESIFSSSKKIKYRQAFVDGKVETLFDDGLKIIEKNKNKKIIDPTNIVIYLYPSKDYRATFPNSYTLFRFVNKGIYQVNIPGKCQLNKFPNGQIDCKYNDGHVQILFCDGRKKEILPNKEEYAILRNGVIKRLN; translated from the exons ATGGAAAATGATAGCGCTGATTCAGATGACTATTATGAGATTTGTAACGAAAATTGGACACACGATACATTTGGAGAGCTAGAATACACTCAGagtttagaaaaaaatataagaaaacaatttaataaaaaagagtCAAAACAAAAcgtatttttttgttctgataaaacacaaataaataaatctgaagataaaaaattaaatcaaAATGATATGAAAGAATCTGATGAAATTCATGAAttaaaggaaaatattGATCCAAAAAATTTGGAattgaataatattatttatgaaaatgacaaaaaaaaatttaaggCTCAAATATTAAAGGGTATGATAAGCAAATCAAATGACAAAAATGACGAAGAAATATGTATGCTTAAAGATATTTATGAGGAGCTCGAAAAGGGGAATAAagacaataataaaattcatatGACAACTAGCCAAGGtgaaaatgatgatgaaTCCATTGAAAGAGATAGCTGTTTCTATGATGATGGATCCcctaaaaaacataataaaagttttatcaaaaaagtaaaattaCTTAATAGTAATAACGAATCAGATAATATGGATTCACATTcaaacatatttaatatgaaCGATTCAGATTTATATCCGTGGAACACTTTAGCTAAGAGTGGAgattataattatgaaaattatgataatgaagacaataaattaaatacaaCTAATTCAAAAGATAgcatatttgaaaataataaagaagtGGAATTGTatcaaaaaagaaagagCGCAAATTTGTCgggaaaatataaattaaaccAAATCAAATTAAATGATCAAGAAAATGACATTGTAAAcatattaaatgataatttaaatgataaaattatgttttattcCAGTATTAATGAatctaataaaaaaattattaggAAGGATTCAGATTATAATTACATTAATGaaagtataaataaagatacaaattataatataaataatattccaAATAAATACAGTAATAATGCATCTATAGTTAATTATGATACCagtttttatgaaaaattttcaaGTTATAATAAGAGGAATATTAACTTGAACGAAAGTTATATGTTTATGAAACGGGATCAAACTAATAGTCCCTATAATAATTCACTTAGTAGTAGCATAAGAATATTTAGCAACGATGAAATGACTAGTAAGAGCAAAgataacataaaaatttatgaaaaaaataaagcaaataattttgagcATCAATTAGATTTATCAAATAACAAGATTGGTTATAATTCCGAAAAGATAGATACCGTTTTAGACCAACAAGATAAAATTGATAATGAATACACTAAATcggtaaataataaaaaatataataattatgaaaaaaattcatgTAAAAGTAGTTATGACAACGATAGTACATGTATCCAAGTTGACTTAAATGATGAGGAATCGTGGaatgaaattaataatgacgataaaaaaaaaaaagacgtAAAAAAAGGTGAAAAAGTAAAAGAAacaccaaaaaaaaaatatataattccaaaaaagggaatagttacaatattaaaagacaaaattatcaaaccaaataaaagaaaaattaatgaaaatagttctaataaaaaaaaggaaaaaaatcaaCCTGTTATTTTagaagaatataaaaatgatacaaTATTAAAAGAGCTAAATGCTGAATTATGtaatcaaattaaaaaacttGAAAATGAACAAGATAAAGTAAAAAAGTTAGAATATCAATTAATTGCAAAAAGTGCTGAAATAGAATTGGAGAGAGAAGAAATGCGAAACAAAATGGAagacgaaaaaaaaaaaatgatcaAAACTAtagatgaagaaaaaaaaaaatggattaaggaaaaaaaaaggatagAAAACGAAGTAGAAAAACAACGTAGCAttataatgaataaaaGGAAACTCAAAAATGATGTAGCTattcttaaaaataaaattaaagaattagaagaaaaaatagaaacagataaaaaacaacataaatttattgtagataatttgaaaaagaaaatagaACACATATCTATTGAAAAcgacaaattaaaaatggaGTTAAAATTATCAGATGAATATAGAACTAAGATGGAGATATATCAGCAGAATACCATAATGAAGCTAGCCACAACAGTTGCAAAggaaaaagataaaaatgtCACCgatagaaataataaagaaaatgatataaatgaaaaaaacatattatacTCCGGAAATGACTATGTTCAAAAAGATCGATGTTCTAGtgatttagaaaataatagaaagaaagaaaaaaacagGGAAAAAGGTAATGTGTCTAAAATAAAAGGTAGtgaacataaaaaaaaaagagaagaAAACGACATTAGAAAAGTGTTAAACTATTTAGACCAAATTAATGATAGTGACAAAACAGATAGCTCTGAAAACTCTAacgaatttaaaaaaataataaatgatcaaaataaaaaaatcatacAAAATGAATTAGACATAATGTATGAATATACTAGTAATGATtctgaaaattataaaaattgttcaAACACAGAAGATGGGTATCACGATATAAAattgacaaaaaaaaaactattgAATAATGATAGAGAGGGAAAAGGaggaaaacaaaaaaataaacaaaaaattacattGGATAAACTATTTATTCACgaggaaaataaaacaaaacaaaatttagattctataaaaaaggaagaatatataaataaaaatttacaaaaaatgaaatgcttaattaataaaaataaagataaattaataaatgataagAGACAAATTCAAGAAGATGAAATGAGTCTTGCTGCTAGTGagtattataaaaattttaaagaccgtttttttgaaaattgtaatgatgaaaaaaatgacaataattatacatttttaaaggatcaagaaatacaaaaaaaatcaatgCCTTATAATAAAACCTTACAACTAAAAACAGAAAATAACTCGAAATCATCTATCCCCATTTCAAATGATAATTCTGATACCACAAATTTAAGCACATGTAATAACTATCTAAacaatatgaataaaatcAACAGGGGAAATAAATCATCAGATAATgcaataaattattttcaaggCCAAAACGAAATGAAGAtagagaaaaatataaataaaggtGAATATACAAATGATTCAAATGTGCATAGTAGTGACACTAGTGTCTATTTaccaaataatatatatccaaAGCATTTAGGGAATGAAAGTATGAGTTCAAGCagtaatatgaataaagatataagtaaacttaataataataatgatattttttttgataagaATAacttaaaatatgaaaatgattctaaaaataaagcacCTAATAACAGCGATCATAACTTAAACCCTTTTGGTAAACACTggaattttataataaattttaactTTGATGAATTGTTTAATATTTGTGAAAATGTTATTGAATCTATCTTTTCATcgtcaaaaaaaataaaatatagacaAGCTTTTGTTGATGGGAAAGTGGAAACATTATTTGATGATGgcttaaaaattattgaaaaaaacaaaaataaaaaaatcatagACCCTACTAATATAGTCATCTATCTTTATCCGAGTAAAGATTATCGAGCCACCTTCCCTAATTCGTATACG CTATTTCGATTTGTCAATAAAGGAATATATCAAGTGAACATACCTGGCAAATGCCAATTaaataa atTTCCTAATGGGCAAATAGATTGTAAATACAATGATGGCCACGTGCAAATACTATTTTGTGATGGACGGAAAAAGGAAATTTTACCCAACAAGGAAGAATATGCCATACTACGCAATG GTGTTATAAAAAGGTTGAATTAG
- a CDS encoding zinc finger protein, putative: protein MEDNILNKCNSINSINNAPYSNFIASKKRNFLKEYNYGYDIDRKKLKKSLYENFELLKRKTLNVNDICIDHFKDMENYIEDIEELKSIYNYFFNSSNSVLFDNNDLLYVNKKFCSINFHDIFVNKNIFCDYTRACFNNFLNNYDHNDAYNTYNNIQINDKGETIYNGSMHDENDAHRKNILFFQKKMDKNKITSLGKRILNNVSNQLLYIDDLSMYDVLLLLSFVVRLQDEHKKNEKEQKDLEGIANINQLKINFYSLKEIYIYYYKDKTFQCQTCGLRFTTSLDKLNHIENHYKQNYNYISNSDKLNNNKSKKKYIYLDNINLPIEFFVCKYYSYFEDLYNNTITKNSSSFNFNNQFGSTRKIMNTQAPNEIYNYEMLKKDGEFEKCEKEKNILNNSLLNIKHEKYSTENEQINYEEIQNYREELNASLDKLKKKNIAQYLATNIEVDIKKSNENNPNFIIEKNGVENLFDFSSLKNEIDRFLFLKENEKDKNINDKSTKSNNIDNDIKYSDEATKETNFFDFIYGNQNTYDVYLSNYYTLSGDNNVLLNYIDGESMYKNIMKCLEIDDFKLPSWIPQRSIQTFLIKPIEEIYQNEDDMKNNINSMYSTPNMCIDNNNVNISYINHSNNNNIKDNNISFAEKNMNELYINNYTTKEVGIMNDKVGIQNNLWMIFSKSDFHMTMKLAPLNILLSTSQKYKKILASSDYGNDSFDNNCVKDEENHMQIADNIYTEQHLEKSEQIKIKKEIKEEKNETSKIKGEIKKEKKKKSKIDDTHIENSYKEKNKEDSNLINFMSSENFKDEIDDNNALFFSFVNIFSRNNILQINAFNNIFLYYLRDSYFTLFNNLTNDINFIEIKNKLYNYIYNSYAQKAPIFDLNNYHISYCFLCKEKFNYKYSYAYNDYYYTDAISVDLDNSLKKENEQTYNFNFNINNINQDAEKSICHNLSYDILDTNINEMSKFISMIILGNEKSKEKNSIGEHSDEFICDDLKKYHDIMDSSPCLEHIFNMTKIMLDQNFTFNKTVIEPCVNYNYNSKSCNNNNRKKNVFNEYNNLYKNFCIPYETMDILYNLRKENESNKVGYINDPIYFSSLSENVPSININKGNNTNFENNKYDAQKFLDINREYKNEDIENFAKNYENVMENITSYSLETVYKDRKEGTNAFNEIIKCYINDSNHKKNQYNHIYFPSKNYLHTNFTYFHNQCFKNYIEYYISPYFFLSKLDEENLNRVILHAIKKFFNVYKYVYKFESSEKKTNAHFYGYSNINKLKQEKPVHREKLKKKKHF, encoded by the coding sequence ATGGAGGAcaatatattaaacaaatGTAATTCGATAAACAGTATAAACAATGCACCATACAGTAATTTTATAGcatcaaaaaaaaggaaCTTCTTGAAGGAGTATAATTATGGCTATGATATTGACCgtaaaaaattgaaaaaatcaTTATACGAGAATTTTGAGTTGttaaaaaggaaaacaCTAAATGTTAATGATATATGTATTGATCATTTTAAAGATatggaaaattatattgaaGACAttgaagaattaaaaagtatatataattatttttttaatagtaGTAATAGTGTTTTATTTGACaataatgatttattatatgtaaataaaaagttttgtagtattaattttcatgatatttttgttaataaaaatattttttgtgatTATACAAGAGCATGTTTTAAcaattttctaaataaCTATGACCATAATGATGCATATAACacttataataatattcaaataaatgaCAAAGGGGAAACTATTTATAATGGTAGTATGCACGATGAGAATGATGCGCATagaaaaaacatattattttttcaaaaaaaaatggataaaaataaaattactAGTTTAGGAAAAAGAATATTAAATAACGTATCAAATCAACTATTATACATTGATGACCTATCTATGTACGATGTTTTATTGTTGCTTTCATTTGTTGTTAGATTACAAGATgaacacaaaaaaaatgaaaaagaacaAAAAGACTTAGAAGGTATTGCAAATATTAATCagttaaaaattaatttttattcattaaaagaaatatatatatattattacaaagACAAAACATTTCAATGCCAAACTTGTGGATTGAGATTTACAACGAGCCTGGATAAACTAAATCATATAGAAAATcattataaacaaaattataattatattagcAATTCGGATAAATtgaacaataataaaagcaaaaaaaaatatatttatcttgataatattaatttaccAATTGAATTTTTTGTGTGCAAATATTACTCATATTTTGAAGAcctatataataatacaattacaaaaaatagtagttcatttaattttaataatcaATTTGGAAGTACTcgaaaaattatgaatacACAAGCCCctaatgaaatatataattatgagATGCTAAAAAAAGATGGAGAATTcgaaaaatgtgaaaaagaaaaaaatattttaaataacagtttattaaatattaaacatgaaaaatattcaacAGAAAACGagcaaataaattatgaggaaattcaaaattataGAGAAGAGTTAAATGCTAGTTTGgataaattaaagaaaaaaaacattgcACAGTATTTGGCAACTAACATAGAAgttgatataaaaaaaagcaacGAAAATAATCCAAACTTTATTATCGAGAAAAACGGGGTAGAAAATTTGTTTGATTTTTCGTCTCTAAAAAACGAAATAGATAGattcctttttttaaaagagaatgaaaaagataaaaatataaatgataaaagtactaaatcaaataatattgataatgatataaaatattctgATGAAGCTACTAAGgaaacaaatttttttgattttatatatggTAATCAAAATACATATGATGTTTATTTGTCtaattattatactttATCTGGAGATAATAATgttcttttaaattatatagatGGTGAATctatgtataaaaatattatgaaatgCTTAGAAATAGATGATTTTAAATTGCCATCATGGATACCTCAAAGAAGCATACAAAcgtttttaataaaaccAATCGaagaaatatatcaaaatgaagatgatatgaaaaataatattaatagcATGTATTCAACTCCCAATATGTGTATCGACAATAACAATGTTAACATTTCTTACATAAATCACagtaacaataataatatcaaggataataatatttcatttgccgaaaaaaatatgaatgagttatatattaataattacaCTACTAAAGAAGTGGGAATAATGAATGACAAGGTTGGcattcaaaataatttatggATGATTTTCTCAAAAAGTGATTTTCACATGACCATGAAATTGGCTCCACTTAATATACTCTTATCAACatcacaaaaatataaaaaaattttagcGTCATCAGATTATGGAAATGATAGTTTTGATAACAATTGTGTGAAAGACGAAGAAAATCATATGCAAATTGCagacaatatatatactgaGCAGCATTTGGAAAAAAgtgaacaaataaaaattaagaaagaaatcaaagaagaaaaaaatgaaactaGCAAAATTAAAggagaaataaaaaaagaaaaaaagaaaaaaagcaaaattGATGATACACATATAGAAAATAgttataaagaaaaaaataaagaagatTCTAAtctaataaattttatgtcATCGGAAAATTTCAAGGATGAAattgatgataataatgcattatttttttcttttgtgAATATATTTAGCAGAAACAAcattttacaaataaatgcatttaacaatatatttctttattactTACGGGATAGCTATTTTACTCtgtttaataatttaacaaatgatataaactttattgaaataaaaaataagctttataattatatatataatagttaTGCCCAAAAAGCTCCAATATTTGATTTAAACAATTATCACATATCTTACtgttttttatgtaaagagaaatttaattataaatattcctATGCATATAACGACTATTACTACACAGATGCTATATCAGTAGATTTGGataattcattaaaaaaagaaaatgaacaaacatataatttcaattttaacattaataatattaatcaAGATGCTGAAAAAAGCATATGTCACAATCTTAGTTATGATATACTTGatacaaatattaatgaaatgAGCAAATTTATAAGCATGATAATATTAGGCAATGAAAAATccaaagaaaaaaatagcatAGGAGAGCATTCAGATGAATTCATTTGTGAcgatttgaaaaaatatcatgACATAATGGATTCGAGCCCATGCTTggaacatatttttaatatgacaaaaattatgctcgatcaaaattttacatttaataaaactGTTATAGAACCATGTGTAAATTACAattataattcaaaaagttgcaataataataatcgaaaaaaaaatgtttttaacgaatataataatttatataaaaatttttgtaTTCCATATGAAACGATGgatattttgtataatttaaGGAAAGAAAACGAAAGTAACAAAGTAGGCTATATTAATGACCCTATTTATTTCTCATCTCTTTCTGAGAATGTTCCTAGTattaacataaataaaggaaataacaccaattttgaaaataataaatatgatgcACAGAAATTCCTTGATATAAACAGAGAATACAAAAATGAGGATATCGAAAATTTTGCGAAGAATTATGAAAATGTCatggaaaatataactaGTTATTCATTAGAAACTGTTTACAAAGATAGGAAAGAAGGAACAAATGCatttaatgaaattataaaatgttatataaatgacagtaatcataaaaaaaatcaatacaatcatatttatttcccttcaaaaaattatttacataCCAATTTCACCTATTTTCATAACCAATgctttaaaaattatatagagTATTACATATcaccatatttttttttaagtaaaTTGGATGAGGAAAATCTCAACCGAGTTATTTTACATGCcatcaaaaaattttttaatgtgtataaatatgtatataaatttgaaagcagtgaaaaaaaaacaaatgcACATTTTTATGGGTATAgtaacataaataaattaaaacaagAAAAGCCTGTGCATCGAGAAaagttaaaaaagaaaaaacatttttag